A region of the Burkholderiales bacterium genome:
CACAAGCAACTCGAACACGGCAATCAGCGTTTCGCCAGTCGCGGTTCGGTAAGCGCACCCTCGTTGACCAGCGCAGGCTCGATCCGCATCTCCGGCGCGCCGCTCGCAGACCGGGCGCGCAGTGCAAGCCGGTAGCGCCGATCGCTCGCCGCGAGCACGCCGCCTATGGCCATGATCAAGCATCCACCCCAGATCCAGTCGACGAAAGGCTTGTGGTAAATGCGCACGCTCCAGGCGCCGTTGCCGACCGGCTCGCCAAGAGAAACATAAATATCGCGGAACAAGCCGGTATCGATCGCCGCTTCCGTCATTCCTGATTGCTGCACCGGATAAAAGCGCTTTTCGGGGTGCATGACTGTCATGCCGGCGCCGCCGTCGCTGACTTCG
Encoded here:
- a CDS encoding c-type cytochrome biogenesis protein CcmF, translating into TLVKGYETEKDVRMEVGDSVLAGGYNFRFMGAIEIAGPNFSALRGTIEVSDGGAGMTVMHPEKRFYPVQQSGMTEAAIDTGLFRDIYVSLGEPVGNGAWSVRIYHKPFVDWIWGGCLIMAIGGVLAASDRRYRLALRARSASGAPEMRIEPALVNEGALTEPRLAKR